A region of Thermococcus barossii DNA encodes the following proteins:
- a CDS encoding 50S ribosomal protein L11 — protein MAQVVEVLVEGGKASPGPPLGPAIGPLGLNVKQVVDEINKATKDFEGMQVPVKIIVTDPKKKTFEIEVGVPPVSQLIKKEIGAPKGSSEPGHSPVGNLTMEQVIRIAKAKQEQMLAADLKAAAKEVIGTALSMGVTVEGKDPREVQKEIDEGVYDEIFANAEE, from the coding sequence ATGGCACAGGTTGTTGAGGTGCTCGTTGAGGGAGGAAAGGCTTCACCCGGACCCCCGCTCGGTCCCGCCATCGGTCCGCTCGGACTCAACGTCAAGCAGGTCGTTGATGAGATAAACAAGGCCACCAAAGACTTTGAGGGAATGCAGGTTCCCGTCAAGATCATCGTCACCGACCCGAAGAAGAAGACCTTCGAGATAGAGGTCGGTGTCCCGCCGGTCAGCCAGCTTATCAAGAAGGAGATCGGCGCCCCGAAGGGCTCCAGTGAGCCCGGCCACAGCCCGGTCGGGAACCTGACGATGGAGCAGGTCATCAGGATAGCCAAAGCCAAGCAGGAGCAGATGCTCGCGGCCGACCTTAAGGCTGCCGCCAAGGAGGTCATCGGTACGGCGCTCAGCATGGGCGTTACCGTTGAGGGCAAGGACCCGAGGGAAGTCCAGAAGGAGATTGACGAAGGCGTTTACGACGAGATTTTCGCCAACGCCGAGGAGTGA